CCGGCCCACCGAAATTGCCCGACTTGAGCGCCAGCCACATGTCCCGGTCCGTGGTGCGCAGGACCGGCACGCCGGCGGCGATCTCGGGGCCGACGCGGAAGGCCGGCAGGCCGAGGCGGTCGACCACCGCGCCGGAGGTCTCGCCCCCCGCCACCACCAGCCGGCGCACGCCGTGGGCGACCAGCCCCTCGGCGATCCGCGCCATCGCGGCCTCGATGGCGTGGCCGGCGGCGTCGCGGCCGTATTGGGCCTGGACCGCCGCCACCTCCTCCGGGCCGGCGCTGCTGGCGATCAGCACCGGGCCGTCGCCGATCCGCTCCATCGCCCAGGCGAGGGCCTCGCCGCCCTCGTCCTCGCCGGCGAGCAGCCGCGCCGGATCGAGGCGGCGCACCGGCATCGCGGCCTCGGCCCGGGCGATCTGGCCCAGCGTCGCCTGCGAGCAGCTGCCGGCAAGGCAGGCCGCCGGACCGCCGATCGGACCGCCGAGATCGGCCTGCGCGGCCGCCGGCGCGACCCGGCCCGAGGAGACGAGCGCGCGGGCGAGGCCGAGGCCCAGGCCCGAGGCGCCGGTCGAGAGCTTTCGGGTCAGGGCGGCCGCACCCAGAACCGCGAGGTCGCGGTCGAGCACCGCGTCGGCGATGGCCGCGCCCTTGCCCTCGCGGGCCAGTGCGTCGAGCCGCGCGCTCACCGCCTCGGCGCCTTGCGCGACGGTGGAAAGGTCGATCAGGCCGACCTCCGCCTGGCTCTGGCGCACCAGCACCCGCACGAGGTTCGAATCCCGCATCGGGTTGAGCGGGTGATCCTTCAGCGGGCTCTCGGCGAGCGGCACCGCGCCGACGAAGAGGTGGCCGAGATAGACCGTGCGCGCCGTCTCCGGGAAGGCCGGGGTGACCAGCGCGATCGCCTCGCCGGCATCCTCGCGCAGGGCGTCGGTCACCGGGCCGATATTGCCGGCATCGGTCGAATCGAAGGTCGAGCAGACCTTGAACAGCAGGTGGCCGGCGCCGCGAGCATTGAGCCACGCGGCGGCCTCGCGCGAGCGCGCCACCGCCTCTTCGGCCGGAATCGAGCGGCTCTTGAGCGAGACCACCACGGCGTCGACCTCGGGCAGCGCGAGATCGTCCGCCGGCACCCCGATGGTCTGGACCGTGCGCAGGCCCGCCTTGGTCAGGGTGTTGGCGAGGTCGGAGGCGCCGGTATAGTCGTCGGCGATGCAGCCCAGCGCCAGGGTCATGTCCGTGCTCCCTTGTAGGGGGCGAACCAGCCGAGCCCCTCGCGCGTGCCGGCCCGCGGGTTGTACTCGCAGCCGATGAAGCCGTCATAGCCGAGCCGGTCGAGCTCGGCGAACAGGAAGGCGTCGTTCATCTCGCCGCTGCCGGGCTCGTGCCGCTCCGGCACGCTCGCGGTCTGGACGTGGCCGACGATCGGCATCAGCGCACGCAGCCGCATGGTCACGTCGCCGTGCAGGATCTGGCAGTGGTAGAGGTCGAACTGGAGCTTCAGGTTCGGCAGCGCCAGCTCGCGGATCAGGTCGGCGGCGTAACCGAAATCGTTGAGGAAGTAGCCCGGCATGTTGCGGGCGTTGATCGGCTCGAGGACGAGGTCGAGACCTTCTGCGCCTAAGCGCTCCGCCGTCCAGGCGACGGCGCGGCGATAGGAGTCCCGGGCTTGCCGGTCGTTGCGGTCGGCCATGCCGGCCATCAGGTGCAGGCGCTTGACGCCCGTCGCGCGGGCGTAACCGAGCGCCGTCTCGACGCCGCCCTTCAGCTCCTCGAACCGGTCGGGGAGGGCGGCGAGGCCGCGCTCGCCGGCGGCCCAGTCGCCGGGGGGCAGGTTGAACAGGGCCTGGGTCAGGCCGTGCGCCCTAAGGCGCTCGCCCACCGCCTCGGGCGGATGGTCGTAGGGAAACAGGAACTCGACCGCCTCGAACCCGGCCTCGGCGGCCTGCGCGAAGCGGTCGAGGAACGGGACTTCGGTGAACATCAGGGTCAGGTTCGCGGCGAAGCGCGGCATGAATGTCCTCCCTCTCGGGCGCGGCGGCGCCGGTGTCTTGGCGGGCTTGTCTTGATCGACCGACACGGCTGGTCGATCACGGGCACCCGACCTTGCCGACTCTCAGGGTCATCCCGGGGCCGCGCAGCGGAGCCCGGGATCCAGAACCACAGGATATTCAGGATAAAGCGGCGAGTGTTCCGCTTCGTTCTGGAGCACCTGAGTGTCTGGATTCCGGGCTCCGCTTCGCGGCCCCGGAATGACGCGGAGGGTGTCAGCTCGGCTTGTTTGGACGTGACGGCTTACCCCGCCCCACCCGGCAGGGCCGTCCCCGTCACCTGCGCGTAGATCCGCGCCACCGAGGCGTCGTCGTCGCGGCCCATGCCGGCGCCGGCGGCCATCAGGAACATCTGGAGCGCGGCGGCGGCCACCGGCACAGGGAACTTCTGGGTCCGGGCCATGTCCTGCACGATGCCCAGATCCTTGACGAAGATGTCGACCGCGCTGCGCGGCGCGTAATCGCCGTCGAGCACGTGCGGCATCCGGTTCTCGAACATCCAGGAATTGCCGGCAGACGCCGTGATGACCTCGTAGACCTTGCGCAGGTCGAGCCCCTGGCGCGCCGCGAAGGCCATCGCCTCGCTCGCCGCGGCGATGTGCACGCCGGCGAGCAACTGGTTGATCATCTTGAACGCCGCGCCCTGGCCGGCGGCATCGCCCAGCTCGTAGAGCTTGGCCGCCATGGCGTCGAGGGCGGGCTTCGCCTGGGCGAAGGCCGCCGCGCTGCCGGAGGCCAGGATCGTCAGCTCGCCTTGCGCCGCGCGCTGGGCGCCGCCGCTGATCGGCGCGTCGAGGTAGTGGCGGCCGGTGGCCTCGAGCCGGGCGGCGAGGCGGCGGGCGATCTCGGGGTCCATCGTGGCGCAGGAGACGAACACCGCGCCTTCCGGCATCGCCTCGGCGATGCCGCCCTCTCCGAACAGCACCGCCTCGGTCTGGGCGGCGTTGACGACGACGCAGACCACGATGCTTGCGTCCCGCGCGGCCTGCGCCGCGCTGGCGGCGCCGCGGCCGCCCTCGGAGGCGAAACGTGCCACGTTGTCGGGTGTGACGTCGCTGCCGGCGACGTCGAGGCCGGCCCGGCGCAGGGCCTGCGCCATGCCGTAGCCCATCGAGCCGAGACCGATCACTGCGACGCGGGCGGGGGTGTCGCTCATGCCGTATCCTCCCTGCGGGCCGTGACCGGCCCGGACCTGCGCGATCTGACGCCGCGCCATCGCCCCAAGCTCTAGCACTGATTTGGCAGCGCTGCCAATCCGGATCATGGATCCGTTGAGCCGGCCCGGGAACCGTGACATCGTGGCGGTCCCGAGCCGCCGTGACAAGGTGCCGGGCGACGACGGGAGGGCGGATGGACGAGGGGGGCAACGAGGCCTTCGCGGCCGACGAGGACGGCTTGCGGGACGGGATCGGCCGGCGCCCAATCACGCTCGCGGACGTCGCCCGCGAGGCGCGGGTCGGCGAGAGCACGGTGTCGCGGGTCCTGCGCAGCCACGGCTCGTTCTCGGAGAAGACCCGGGCCCGGGTCGAGGCGGCGGTGGCGCGCCTCGGCTACGTGCCGAACCGCATCGCCGGGACGCTGGCCTCCACCGGCTCGCGGCTGATCGGCATCGTCATCCCGTCGCTCACCAACATCGTCTTCCCGGACCTCCTGCGCGGCGCGACCGCGGCCCTGGAGCAGGAGGGCTTCCAGTCGGTGATCGCCGTCACCGATTACGACCAGGACAAGGAGGAGGCGGTGGTCGGCTCGCTGCTGAGCTGGCGCCCGGCCGGGCTGATCGTCACCGGGCTCGAGCACAATCCGGGCACGCGTCGGCGGCTGCTTGCCAGCGGCGTGAGGGTGGCCGAGCTCCTCGACGTCGACGGGCCGGGGCTCGACATCGTCGTCGGCTATTCCAACCGCGCGGCCGGCGAGGCGAGCGCCCGCCACCTCGCCGGCCGCGGCTATCGCCGCATCGGCTATATCGGCCACGACCTCACCAAGGATAAGCGCGCCGCCAAGCGCTATGCCGGCTTCCGCGAGGCCTTGGGTGCGGCCGGGCTGGCGCTCGCCGGCGAGGAGCGGGTGGCGAGTCCGTCCTCGGTCGAGGCCGGCCGGCAGGGGCTGGAGACCCTGCTCGCCCGTGTGCCGGACCTCGACGCGGCCTATTTCTCGAACGACGACATGGCGCTCGGCGGCTATTTCCACTGCCTCGCCCACGGCCTTTCGGTTCCGGGACGGCTGGCCTTGTTCGGCTATAACGGCCTCGATGTCGGCCGGCTGATGCCGCAGCCGCTCGCCACCATCCGCACCCCGCGGGTCGAGGCCGGCACGACGGCGGCCCGGCTCCTCTGCACCGGGGGCCCGGCGACGGTGGTGGATCTCGGCTTCGAGCTGATCGAGGGAGCGACGGCGTGACGGATGTATCGGGCAAGAGCGAATCCTCCCTGCGCGAGGCGATCTGCCGCTTCGGCCGCTCGCTGTTCGAGCGCGGCCTGACGCCGGGCTCGTCGGGCAACATCTCGCTGCGCCTCGACGACGGCGGCTGGCTGGTGACGCCGACCAACGCCTCCCTCGGCTTCCTCGACCCGGCCCGGATCTCCCGCCTCGACCGCGACGGGCGGCTTTTGTCCGGCGACAAGCCCACCAAGGAGATCCCGCTCCACGGTGCCCTCTACGACAGCCGGGCTTCCGCCCGGGCGATCGTCCACCTCCACTCGACCCACGCCGTCGCGGTCTCGATGCTGCCGGAGATCGACCCCCGCGCGGTGCTGCCGCCGCTGACCCCCTACAGCCTGATGCGGGCCGGCGCGGTGGCTTTGGTGCCCTACTACCGCCCCGGCGACCCGGCGGTGGCGGACGCGATCCGGGGGCTCGCGGGCCAATATTCCTCGGTGCTGCTCGCCAATCACGGGCCGGTGGTCGCCGGCGACGACCTGGAGGCGGCGGTCTTCGCCACCGAGGAGCTGGAGGAGACCGCCAAGCTCTACCTGCTCCTGCGCAACCTCAACCCGCGCCACCTGACCCCGGCGCAGGTGCAGGATCTGGTGGCGCATTTCGGGCTGACATTGCCGGAGCACGGGCACGACCATTGAGGGCTCGTTTGGCGGGCCCGACTTTTTTGACACCCACAGGGTCATTCCGGGGCCGCACAGCGGAGCCCGGAATCCAGAAACTCAGGTGGGAGACGATCAGGCGGAAAGCGTCCGCACTTTTTGTCGCCCTCAGCGGCTCTGGATTCCGGGCTCCGCTACGCGGCCCCGGAATGACTCGGAGAGGGTCAAGGCTGTGGCGCGAGGCGAGCAGCTCGCTCGCTTTCTATTCCAATCGAGAGAGCGGATGCCTGCGATCATGTCTGACGAGTCCGCCTGGGTGACCACCGACAAGGCGCTCGTCGCGTCACTCCCGGGTGGACAGGCCGTCATCAAGTGGTTCGGGTTCTGCCCGAGCTTCCACGATGCGACCCTGGACGGCATCACCATCGCGGGTGGCAACGCATCGCTCACGCTCGGGGCGTTCCGGATGACGGATCGGACCGACGAGGAGGGTTATTTCATCCTCGACCGGCACGCACAGGTGGTGATCCACATGCGCCGCGTCACCGGGCTGAGCCTGACGGGCGACGCCGCATCCATCATCTCGGAGCTGACTGTCAGGCGCCTGCCCGCGACTCCGGACCGATCCGAATGGCCGACCTGCACCGGACCCGCAGCGGGCGACATCGAGGTCGCGTTCGGCACCTCGATCGGCCTCACCGGATCATTCTACGCCGGGGACGTGGAATTCGAGCTTCGTCCTGCCGAAGAACCAGCGTAGCGCGAGAAGGCTCGAAGACATCTCCGGCCGGTGGCGCTCCCAAGGGGACTCGAACCCCTGTTTTCGCCGTGAGAGGGCGACGTCCTAGACCGCTAGACGATGGGAGCTGGCCCGGCGGGATGGCGGCGGTATAGCGACGGGCCTGGACGGGCACAAGCCCGAAATCGTATGCCGGCGACGTTTTCGAGCGAGGTGGGCAGGAGTGGTGGGGTTGAGCGAGGCTGATCTTCGCGAGGGCGTGATCCCGGAAGGGGAGGGGAGCGAGCGCCTGGACCGGGCCCTGGCGCGGCTCTGGCCGGATTTGTCGCGCAGCCGCCTGCAGGCGCTGATCCGCGAGGGGCAGGTGACCCTGGAGGATGCGCCGGCGGGCGATCCCTCCGCCAAGGTCGTGGGCGGCCAGCGCGTCGCCGTGTCGGTGCCGCCGCCACGCCCGGCCGAGCCGGCGCCGGAGGCTCGCGACCTCGCGGTCGTCTACGAGGACGACGACCTGATCGTGATCGACAAGCCGGCCGGGCTCGTGGTGCATCCGGGCGCCGGCAACGACAGCGGCACGCTGGTCAACGCGCTGCTGGCCCATTGCGGCGCCAGCCTCTCGGGCATCGGCGGGGTCGCGCGGCCGGGCATCGTCCACCGCCTCGACAAGGACACGACCGGCCTGATGGTGGTGGCCAAGACCGACCTCGCCCACCAGGACCTCTCGGCGCAATTCGCCGATCACGGCCGCACCGGGCCGCTGGAGCGGGCCTACCTGGCCCTGGTCTGGGGCCTGCCCGATCCCGCGAGCGGCACGATCGACGCCGCGCTCGCCCGCTCTGAGCGCAACCGGGAGAAGATCGCGGTGGTGCGGGAAGGCCGCGGCCGCCACGCGATCACCCATTACCGCACCGAGGCCGCCCTCGGGGAGCGGGAGGCGGTGGGGCTCGTGCGCTGCCGGCTCGAGACCGGGCGCACCCACCAGATCCGCGTGCACCTCGCCCATCGCGGCCACCCGCTCCTCGGGGACGCGACCTACGGCGCGGCGTTCCGCACCAAGGCGAACCGCCTGGAACCGGAGGCCCGTGCGGCGCTCGACGCCCTCGGCCGGCAGGCGCTGCACGCGGCGCTCCTCGGCTTCCGCCACCCCCGCACCGGCGAAGCGCTCCGCTTCGAGAGCCCGCCGCCGGCCGACATGGCGCGGCTGATCGCGGCGCTGACGCCCTGACGGAGAGACGTTGCGGGAGCGTGGCGGTACGGAACCCGGGATGAGAACCCCTGCCCCGCACGTCTCATTGACGAGGGTGCGGGATCGGGATCGCCCTGCGCGAGGTCTTCCTGCGGCAGTGTGGCACCGCACGCGGCGAACCGCCACGGCAACACAAAACGCCGCCTCACGCGTTAGTCGCGACACCCGTCGCTACCCGGTCGGACCGCTCTCTGCTATGGTGGCAGATCGAACGGCCGGCCAACGGGAGGTCGTTCGCGCTCGCCCATGTCTCGCGGGGAGCTTCTAGGAGGTTGGAATGGCTGCTGCACTTCCCGTGCTCGCCAACGAAGGGGGCCTGTCGCGCTACCTCGACGAGATCCGCCGGTTCCCGATGCTGGAGCCGACGGAAGAGTACATGCTGGCCAAGAGCTGGCGCGAGCACGGCGACCGTGACGCCGCTCACAAGCTCGTGACCTCCCACCTGCGGCTCGTGGCCAAGATCGCCATGGGCTATCGCGGCTACGGCCTGCCGATCGGCGAGGTGGTGTCCGAGGGCAATGTCGGCCTGATGCAGGCCGTCAAGCGCTTCGACCCCGACAAGGGCTTCCGCCTCGCTACCTACGCGATGTGGTGGATCAAGGCGGCAATTCAAGAATACATCCTGCGTTCGTGGTCGCTCGTGAAGATGGGCACCACCGCGAACCAGAAGAAGCTGTTCTTCAACCTGCGCAAGGCCAAGGGCCGCATCTCCGCCCTCGACGAGGGCGACCTGCGCCCCGACCAGGTCAAGCAGATCGCCACCCGCCTCGGCGTGCCCGAGCAGGACGTGATCGACATGAACCGCCGCCTCGGCGGCGACGCGTCGCTCAACGCCCCGTTGCGCGAGGAGGGCGAGGGCGAGTGGCAGGACTGGCTCGTCGACGACAGCCCGACCCAGGAGACCGTGCTCGCCCGCGAGGAAGAGGGGCAGAACCGCCTCGCCGCCCTCAAGGATGCGCTGGGCGTGCTCAACCCGCGCGAGCGCCGGATCTTCGAGGCCCGGCGGCTGGCCGACGACCCGATCACCCTGGAGGACCTGTCGAGCGAGTTCGGCGTCTCTCGCGAGCGGGTGCGGCAGATCGAGGTGCGGGCCTTCGAGAAGGTGCAGGATGCGGTCAAGCGCAACCTCGCCACCCGCGAGGCGCCGCGGGCGGGGGTGCCGGCCTGAGGTAGGCCGGCACTAGAGCACTTCACGATCGCGTTGCAATCGTGAAGCTCTCTAAGTTCTTGATTTTGCAGCATTTTCTGCGACGAACCGGTATCCGCTCCGTCGGAAAATGCTCTACCCCATCGGCACCACGATCGAGAGGCCGATCAGCACCAGGGGCATCGCGACCAGCGCCTGCACGGTCTGCACCGCCGTGATGCCAGCCATCAGCGGCGCATCGCCGCCGAGCTGGCGGGCGAGGATGTAGGCCGAGGAGGCGGTCGGCAGCACCTGGAACAGCAGGGCCGTGGTGAGCGCCGGCCCGTGCAGCCCGAGCCCGTGCGCCACCAGCACGGTCGCCGTCGGCATCGCCAGGAACTTCATCGCCGAGGCCGAAGCCACCGGGCGGATCCAGGCCCGGGCGCCCTCGAATTCGAGCGCCGCCCCGACGCAGAGCAGGCCGATCGGCAGCGACGCCGCGCCTAGTGTGCGCAAAGCCGGCTCCAGCCCCGGCGGCAGGCCCCAGCCGAGGAGCTGGACGGCGAGGCCCGCCAGCGACGACACGATCAGCGGATTGGTGGCGAGCTGCCGGAGGATGCCCCGCGGCGTCAGCCGCGCCGCGCCGTGGCGGGCGAAGACCAGCACGCACAGCACGTTGACCGTCGGCACGATCGCCGCGTTGCAGATCGCCGCGAGCGCGATCCCCTTGGCCCCGAACAGCCCGGCGGCGAGCGTGACGCCGACGTAGTTGTTGAAGCGCACGCTGCCCTGGAACACCGAGGTGAAGGCCGGCCCGTCGATCCGCATGACGGGCCGCAGGGCGACGACGAGGGCCGCCACGACGAGGGTCGAGAGGATCAGCGTCAGGGCGAGCGCGCCCACCGGCACCGCCTCGACCTGCGCGGTGGCGAGGCTGTGGAAGAACAGGCTCGGCAGCAGCACGAAGTAGCCGAGGCGCTCGGCCTGCGGCCAGAAAGCTTCCGCGAGGAAGCGGCGGCGGCGCAAGGTCAGGCCGAGGGCCGTCAGGATGACGACCGGCAGGAGGGCCAGCAGGACGGCGCCGGTCATGATGAGGCTGTCTCGGGGCAGGGTTGTCGTCGAACAGGGCTGAGCGTTCCGCAACCGGCCCGCGATGCGGAAGTCAAGGTTCTCGCTTAGCCGATGGGACTGCCCGCTCCCAGCCGCTCCCGGGTAGGGCGGCCATGCGTGGCTCAACGGGCCGCCCGGCGATTCCTCGGCAAAGCGGCGCATCGCGCTCCCGCTCGGTCGGTGCCTGCCCCGGATGGGCCGTCACGTTACCGACATATCCGTCGCGGCTGACCTCGATGCGCCAGAGGACCGGGGCTGGGGTGCGCATCGGCCAGGTGCAGGGCGTGACTCGCCGCCGTGGTGGAGGAGCAGGGGGCCGCGACCCGGGAGATCGTCCGCAACGTGGCGCAGGCGGCGAGCGGCACCTCCGGGGTGACCGGCAACATCGCGGGCGTGGCGCGCGCCTCGGAGGATACCGGCGCGGCGGCGTCCCAGGTGCCGGCCTCGGCCTCCGAGCCGTCGCGCCAGTCCGAGCACCTCACGGCCGAGGTCGGACGCTTCCTCGTGACGATCCGGGCGGCGTGAGGCGGCTGGCGCGAGCTAAGGAGTGGGATCCGCCGCTTACCGCCGCTCGGCCGGGATGCGGCGGCTCACGGCTGCCACTGCTCGAACGCCTCCCGCATCACCTTCTCCCCCGCATTGCCCTTCTCGAAGGTCAGGATCGCCCGGTTGCCGTTGGCGTAGCGGATCGGCAGGTCGATCCAGTTGCGCTTGAGCAGGAGATCGGTGTTGCGCTCGATGTCGGCCTTGAGGTTCGAGAGGCCGATCAGGAACAGGTTGTCGCGCACCGGCACCGGCAAGCCGGAGACCGGGGAGCCGCGGCCGGACTCATCGTCCTTGAACTGGATCAGGCCGACATCGCGCACGGTGCGGTTCGGGTCGGTCGCCGTGAAGGTGAGCTCGAGGATGTGCGAGGCCGGCAGGGTTGCGTCGGTGTTGCGGCGCAGCACCATCGCCAGGCTCAGGCCCGCGTCGGGCACGTCGACGGTGCCCCGCACCACGGTCTGGAGCGGCTGGCCCTGGCCGCCGTTCACGGCGTCGAGACGCCAGACCACCCGGGCCTGCGTCGCCTTCGGGGCGCTGCCCTGGGGACCGTTCTCCTCGTAGAGGGTGCCGCGCTGCGCGACCGCGATGTCGGGCGTCGGCGACGGGCGCGGGGCGCCGCCCGGCGGGGCGGCGGCGGGCGCCGCCGGCGCGGGGGCCGGGGCCTGGGGCGCCCGCTCGCCGCCGACCCGATCGGCGAATTTCGAATCCTGGTTCTCGGCCGGGCGGTTGGGGCCGTTCTCGGCAAATCCCGCCGGCAGGGCGGCGGGGTTGTCGCGCAGGGACCAGGCGGTGACCGCGATGGCGCCGACGATGGCCGCCAGCACCGCCGCCACGATGCCGTTGCGCACCAGCCGCGAGCGGTCGCGCTTGGGCGCCACCACGTCGAGGCGGGGGCGCTGGGGACCCGGATCGGCTGTCCCCGGCTCCTCCGCAGGATCGGGCGTGCGCGCCCGCGCCGGAGGCAGCTTCAGCTCGACCGGGGGGCCGGCCTCCGGCAGGGCGTCGGCGTGGTGCGGCGCCGGGGTCTCGGGGGGCGCCGGCTCGGGCAGGGCAGGGGGGACGATGGCGCGCGGCGGCTCCGGCGGCATCGCCGGTTCCGGCGTCGGCTCCCGGGGCGGTTCCGGGTGGTTATGCGGCTCGGGTGGAGCGGGCTCAGGCGGGGCGGGCTCGGGCGGGCCGCCATGCTCGATCTCGAGCCGGGCGATGGCCCGGTCGAGGGAGACCCGCTCGGCCTCGATGTCGGCCTCCGACAGGGGCGGATCGAGGGAGCGGAGCTGGCCGATCAACGCCGCGCGGGCGCGCTCGTAGACCGTGTGCCGCAGGTCGGGCGAACGGTCGGGCAGGGCCTCGAGGGCGCGGGCGAGCAGGGGATAGTAATCGGCCATGGTCGCCGCATGCCTTGTCGTGCGGGGCGGCGGGCGTCAAGCTTCGCCCGCCGGGTACGCGAAGGATTCCCCTCAATCCTCCAAATTCCGCTCAATCCTCGAAGGGGTTGTGGACCAGGATGGTGTCGTCCCGCTCCGGCGAGGTCGAGAGCAGGGCGACAGGCGCGCCGATCAGCTCCTCGATCCGGCGCACGTACTTGATCGCCTGGGCCGGCAGGTCGGCCCAGGAGCGGCCGCCCGCGGTGGTCTCGCTCCAGCCCTCGAAGGCCTCGTAGATCGGCTCGACCCGGGCCTGGTCGGCCTGGCTCGCCGGCAAGTGGTCGATCTCGCGGCCGTCGAGGCGGTAGCCGGTGCAGATCTGGATCGTCTCGAACCCGTCGAGGATGTCGAGCTTGGTGAGCGCGATGCCGTCGATCCCCGAGGTCCGCACGGTCTGGCGCACGAGGGCGGCGTCGAACCAGCCGCAGCGGCGCTTGCGCCCGGTGACGACGCCGAACTCGCGCCCGCGCTCGCCGATGCGCTCGCCGATCGCGTCGGTGAGCTCGGTCGGGAACGGCCCCTCGCCGACCCGGGTGGTGTAGGCCTTGACGATCCCGAGCACGTAGCCGATCGCCCCCGGGCCGAGGCCCGAACCGGTCGCGGCCTGCGCCGCCACGATGTTCGAGGACGTCACGTAGGGGTAGGTGCCGTGGTCGACGTCGAGGAGCGCGCCCTGCGCGCCCTCGAACAGGATGCGCTTGCCGGAGCGCCGCGCGTCGTCGAGGAGCGACCACACCGTGTCGGCGAAGGGCAGGATCTTCGGGGCGATGGCGAGAAGCTCGGCCTTCAGCGCCGCACCGTCGATCTCGTCGATGCCGAGGCCCCGGCGCAGGGCGTTGTGGTGGGCGAGCAGGCGGCCGATCTTGGCGTCGAGCATCTCGGCATCGGCGAGGTCGACGACCCGGATCGCCCGGCGGCCGACCTTGTCCTCGTAGGCCGGGCCGATGCCGCGCTTGGTGGTGCCGATCTTCAGGACCGCGTTCGAGGTCTCGCGGAAGTGGTCGAGCTCGCGGTGCAGCGGCAGGATCAGCGTCGCGTTGTCGGCGATGCGCAGGTTCTCGGGCGTGATCGCCACGCCCTGCAGGCCGATCTTGGCGATTTCCTCGACGAGGTGCCAGGGATCGACCACGACGCCGTTGCCGATGACCGAGAGCGTGCCGCCGCGCACCACGCCCGAGGGCAGGAGCGACAGCTTGTAGGTCACGCCGTCGATCACGAGGGTGTGGCCGGCATTGTGCCCGCCCTGGAAGCGCACCACGACGTCGGCCTGCTCGGAGAGCCAGTCGACGATCTTGCCCTTGCCCTCGTCGCCCCACTGGGCGCCCACGACGACGACGTTCGCCATATCAAAAATACCCGTCCCTGCCCGCCGCGCGAAAAGCCCCGGCGCGCGAAGGCGCGGGGCTGATCGGCTCAGCGATGGTGTCACGCGTGTGCGCTCTTCGGCGATCCCGGCCGGGAAATCAAGCGAGGCCCGGAAGATGCGCCGTGCGCGGAGGTCGTCGGCGCTACTTCGCCTGCGTGTTCGGGCCCTGGCCCGGCAGCTCGCCCGGCTTGATCACCGGGGTCGAGTTCGGGGCCGGCTCCGGGGGCCGCACCGCCATGTCCGGGGCGCCGGTGGCCGGCGGCTTGATCACGCCGTCCGACTGCTGGAGCTTGTCGCTGAGCGTCGATCCGGTCGTGTCGGACTTGTCGGCGTTCGAGGTCGCATCGCCGGGCCGGACCTTCTCGGGGATGGTCTGGTTCAGGGGCGGCAGGTTCGGATCGCGGTCACGCC
This is a stretch of genomic DNA from Methylobacterium sp. 17Sr1-1. It encodes these proteins:
- the otnK gene encoding 3-oxo-tetronate kinase: MTLALGCIADDYTGASDLANTLTKAGLRTVQTIGVPADDLALPEVDAVVVSLKSRSIPAEEAVARSREAAAWLNARGAGHLLFKVCSTFDSTDAGNIGPVTDALREDAGEAIALVTPAFPETARTVYLGHLFVGAVPLAESPLKDHPLNPMRDSNLVRVLVRQSQAEVGLIDLSTVAQGAEAVSARLDALAREGKGAAIADAVLDRDLAVLGAAALTRKLSTGASGLGLGLARALVSSGRVAPAAAQADLGGPIGGPAACLAGSCSQATLGQIARAEAAMPVRRLDPARLLAGEDEGGEALAWAMERIGDGPVLIASSAGPEEVAAVQAQYGRDAAGHAIEAAMARIAEGLVAHGVRRLVVAGGETSGAVVDRLGLPAFRVGPEIAAGVPVLRTTDRDMWLALKSGNFGGPDFFADALKLMP
- the otnI gene encoding 2-oxo-tetronate isomerase, whose translation is MPRFAANLTLMFTEVPFLDRFAQAAEAGFEAVEFLFPYDHPPEAVGERLRAHGLTQALFNLPPGDWAAGERGLAALPDRFEELKGGVETALGYARATGVKRLHLMAGMADRNDRQARDSYRRAVAWTAERLGAEGLDLVLEPINARNMPGYFLNDFGYAADLIRELALPNLKLQFDLYHCQILHGDVTMRLRALMPIVGHVQTASVPERHEPGSGEMNDAFLFAELDRLGYDGFIGCEYNPRAGTREGLGWFAPYKGART
- the ltnD gene encoding L-threonate dehydrogenase, giving the protein MARRQIAQVRAGHGPQGGYGMSDTPARVAVIGLGSMGYGMAQALRRAGLDVAGSDVTPDNVARFASEGGRGAASAAQAARDASIVVCVVVNAAQTEAVLFGEGGIAEAMPEGAVFVSCATMDPEIARRLAARLEATGRHYLDAPISGGAQRAAQGELTILASGSAAAFAQAKPALDAMAAKLYELGDAAGQGAAFKMINQLLAGVHIAAASEAMAFAARQGLDLRKVYEVITASAGNSWMFENRMPHVLDGDYAPRSAVDIFVKDLGIVQDMARTQKFPVPVAAAALQMFLMAAGAGMGRDDDASVARIYAQVTGTALPGGAG
- a CDS encoding LacI family DNA-binding transcriptional regulator; translation: MDEGGNEAFAADEDGLRDGIGRRPITLADVAREARVGESTVSRVLRSHGSFSEKTRARVEAAVARLGYVPNRIAGTLASTGSRLIGIVIPSLTNIVFPDLLRGATAALEQEGFQSVIAVTDYDQDKEEAVVGSLLSWRPAGLIVTGLEHNPGTRRRLLASGVRVAELLDVDGPGLDIVVGYSNRAAGEASARHLAGRGYRRIGYIGHDLTKDKRAAKRYAGFREALGAAGLALAGEERVASPSSVEAGRQGLETLLARVPDLDAAYFSNDDMALGGYFHCLAHGLSVPGRLALFGYNGLDVGRLMPQPLATIRTPRVEAGTTAARLLCTGGPATVVDLGFELIEGATA
- a CDS encoding aldolase; this encodes MTDVSGKSESSLREAICRFGRSLFERGLTPGSSGNISLRLDDGGWLVTPTNASLGFLDPARISRLDRDGRLLSGDKPTKEIPLHGALYDSRASARAIVHLHSTHAVAVSMLPEIDPRAVLPPLTPYSLMRAGAVALVPYYRPGDPAVADAIRGLAGQYSSVLLANHGPVVAGDDLEAAVFATEELEETAKLYLLLRNLNPRHLTPAQVQDLVAHFGLTLPEHGHDH
- a CDS encoding RluA family pseudouridine synthase; the encoded protein is MSEADLREGVIPEGEGSERLDRALARLWPDLSRSRLQALIREGQVTLEDAPAGDPSAKVVGGQRVAVSVPPPRPAEPAPEARDLAVVYEDDDLIVIDKPAGLVVHPGAGNDSGTLVNALLAHCGASLSGIGGVARPGIVHRLDKDTTGLMVVAKTDLAHQDLSAQFADHGRTGPLERAYLALVWGLPDPASGTIDAALARSERNREKIAVVREGRGRHAITHYRTEAALGEREAVGLVRCRLETGRTHQIRVHLAHRGHPLLGDATYGAAFRTKANRLEPEARAALDALGRQALHAALLGFRHPRTGEALRFESPPPADMARLIAALTP
- the rpoH gene encoding RNA polymerase sigma factor RpoH, yielding MAAALPVLANEGGLSRYLDEIRRFPMLEPTEEYMLAKSWREHGDRDAAHKLVTSHLRLVAKIAMGYRGYGLPIGEVVSEGNVGLMQAVKRFDPDKGFRLATYAMWWIKAAIQEYILRSWSLVKMGTTANQKKLFFNLRKAKGRISALDEGDLRPDQVKQIATRLGVPEQDVIDMNRRLGGDASLNAPLREEGEGEWQDWLVDDSPTQETVLAREEEGQNRLAALKDALGVLNPRERRIFEARRLADDPITLEDLSSEFGVSRERVRQIEVRAFEKVQDAVKRNLATREAPRAGVPA
- a CDS encoding AEC family transporter, which encodes MTGAVLLALLPVVILTALGLTLRRRRFLAEAFWPQAERLGYFVLLPSLFFHSLATAQVEAVPVGALALTLILSTLVVAALVVALRPVMRIDGPAFTSVFQGSVRFNNYVGVTLAAGLFGAKGIALAAICNAAIVPTVNVLCVLVFARHGAARLTPRGILRQLATNPLIVSSLAGLAVQLLGWGLPPGLEPALRTLGAASLPIGLLCVGAALEFEGARAWIRPVASASAMKFLAMPTATVLVAHGLGLHGPALTTALLFQVLPTASSAYILARQLGGDAPLMAGITAVQTVQALVAMPLVLIGLSIVVPMG